The sequence GTCAGAGATTTCAGAGGAAACAGGACTCCTGAGGAGACTGGTCAGAATAACGTACAAAGGAACATGGATTAGGAAAAAGGTTCAGAAAGCTCTAGAGGTTCAAgatccctgaatgtcttctcagACCCAAGACTCCTCCTCCTGCTGAGTACCCCATCTATGTCCCCCCATGCAGATCCACATGGTGCCTCGTCGGGGCTGCAATGTAGCTTGCCTGAGCCCAACCACATGGCTGCCCCGAGCCGCTCCTCACCGGGCTCCAGGAGCAGCCCCAGCAGAGACCTGGGGTCCCCCTCACTCACCCCAGGGATCGTCAGCGAATCCATCACGTCTGCCCTTCCTTCTGGCCTATGCTCCTCTGTCTTCCCTGCCCACACACCACCCACCTAGCCTCCCCACGTGGCTGGGGCTGGCCAGGACCCTCCCACACCCCAGCTTTACACACTCGGGGGGCTCTCTGGTGCCTGCTCATCCTTCCACCTCTTCTCTGGTGACCCTGCACCGCACCTCCATGCTGAATTGCAGGTCCCATAATGCACTGTGCTGTCTCTTTGCTTGTCTGCACCCTCATCCCCCAGCTGCTGTGAGCACCCAGCAAACGCCATGTCCATTCTTCAGGACTTAGTGCAGGGTCCCCCCCCACGCCCCCCAGCACCATCTCTACACGGCACTCATCACCCAGCACTACAGCTGTTCTCATGACTGGGTCCGCAACAACACTCTGGGAACCCGTCTGGGCCTGAATGAACCAGGGTCAATCTCGGGGCCTCATTTTCTGTATCTGCAGCCGCCCACAAGCCTCGCCTGTGAGCAGGGAGCCACGTGGGCTCTAAAGGCCTGGAGGGAAGGAGCACCAACACTCACCCTCCCGCACCGGGGGCCACGCAGACCTCAGGAGCCTGGACCTTGCAGGCTCAGCCCTGGCCTGGCTCTGGGACCCACAAAGgctgcctgttctctcccctcTATGTCAAATGAGGCCTGGACTGCCCACTCTCTGCAGAGCTTTGTGGACAGACTGGTGTACTGTGGAACAGGGGGTCCCAGGCCCTGGCACCCACTCACCTGGATTGCCTGCACCAGGCGGTTGCTAAGTTCCAGGGCAGCGGAGGCAGTGGACGAGCCGAAGGAGGCAGCCCCTCGCTGCAGCCCCCGAATGAGGCGCCCATCCTTCCGGTACTGCTCGATGGGCAGCCACAGCAGGTCCCGGAAGCCTTGGACTGGCAGGAAGAGGCCTGTCAGAGATGCCCTGCCCATCCACCCTGCCTCAGAATCCCCCACCGCCTCCCCACGGCAGTTTCTAGGCCACTGGAGAGCAGCGGCAGTTTCCAGAGCCCCCGATATGACACTCACAGAGCTGGACGACCGAGTGCATGGGTCCCACACCCCCCAGCAGGCCAGGCAGCTGGTTTTTGCGGATGTCCTGCAGCCATTCATGGAGGGCATAGCCCAGCACCTTGTCCACACCCAGGAGCCTAGAGGGAAGGGCAAAGGGGAGAGCCTCGCACAAGAGTCAGGGGCAGGAGGACTGACTACCCACTGTGTGGCCCTGGGGCATGTTCCATGGGCCCCATCCCCTGCAACTTACACGGCCCTACCTGGAGGGATGCTGGTGCTCAACTTACGGAGGACTGAGGCCCCATAACCCCACGAGGATGGTGACttggccaaagtcacacagccagtcagGAATAGCCAAGGGGGGGACTGGGGACCCTGAGGACAGGCTGGGGTGCTGAGGGTGGGGGCTCACCCGTGCCGGCAGCAGAGCCGCTTCAGCTTCAGCTCAGAGCAGTTGAGCTGGGCCAGGCCAATGAGGAGGCCAGCAAATGTGCCCTGGGGAAGGAGGGGCCAGGTTGGCGTGATGGGGGAACCATTGAAGGCAGGCTCAGTGGCCAGTGGTGCTTGGACGCAAGCCCTGGCCCCAAGTGCCCCTGCCATACTTGGACAGAACTGGCCCCACTCAGGGCCTTCCAGGGACCCCCAAGACGGCCTGGCCCACGCAGCCACCCTACCTGGTGGCCCCACTCACCACTTGGTCCACGGTGACGTGCTTGCCGTGGTAATCCAGCCAGATGGGCACCTCGGATGTGAAGCGGAACTCCCTGGTTGGGTGGTGAGGGAGAGGGGTCCCTGTCACCGACATAGCCCCCTGCCGCCTAGcacagcccccagccctcagccctaccTGAAGTAGATGGGCTGCTGCTCCGACGAGGACGCCCTGTGGCTGCTGCCTGAGGTCTCCTGCAGACCAGGTGCCTCTGTGCCCTTGGGTTGCCCTTCCTGGGGGCTGCTGGGCTGGACGTGGGCTTCAGGGTGAGCTGGGGGGAGGTCACAGACCAGGGATGGGACCAGGATGGGTGGGGGGACCTGGCTGGGCGGGAGGTAGCAGGCCTGGGTTCCCCCGACCCTGGCCCGGCCTCTCACCCTCAGCCAAGGTTTCCGTTGGGATTATGGGGTTGATGCCGGCCGCCAGGCTGGTGAAAAAGTCCTTGAGGAAGAAGAGGGCATCCTGCAGGGGAGGGTGTGGCAACAGGTCAGGCTCAGGCCCCGAGACAGGGTCCCCTAAGGATGCCTGCACCAGCCCACTGAGCCCACCCTGACCCACTCACCTGGTCCACGTTGAGCCGCAGAGGCATCAGTGAGACACGGAGGCAGCACTCGGGGCCCCCCAGGCTGGTCGTGGGGGCCACATGCAGTGCTTTGATGGTGAGCTggggcagagggcaaactctGGGTGTCTGCTGGCCTCCTGCGTCCCCTTCTGGCCCTGTTCTCCCAGTGTAGCCCACCCCGGCCGCCCTCCTCCCAGCTCAGGCCCAGGACGGCCAGTGCTGCCCAGCCAGGAGCAGCTTGGGTTCATGGACAACGCAACCGTTACCCCACCTGAGCCCTCAAGGACAGACCAGGCCACCATACCATGTTGGAGTGGGCGCGACGCGGCATGCGCTCGCTCGTGTGCAGGTACAGGAACTTGTTGATCTGGGAGGAGGCCAGGCGGTCGCGCACCTCCAGCTCCTGCACAATGAACACCTGGCGGGATAGTGGCTGCTCCTCCAGCTCCACGCCGGGGGCAATGGGGCCTGGGGGGTGCTCCACTGGATACACCTCGTGCTGGAAGCTCACCTGGGGGGATACGAAGGCCTGGGCCAGGGTGGCTGGGCCTGGTGGTGGGGGAAGAGGGGCCCTGGGGGCAGCCTGGGACCCCTTTCCTGTGCACATCCCCATCTGAGCCCCACCACTGCCTGAGTGCCCACAGCTGCATCCCCACAGGTATCTCAAATGTTGCCTGGCCCACAGAACTGGACCTCCTGCAGGCAGGTGAGCCTACTTGTCCCCATCCCTCACCTGCCCGACCACCTGCTATCCTGAGAACAAATCTTGTTTGCTCCCTCACCCTCCAACCACTCCAACCCATGTCCACCAGCTCTGCTTTCTCAAAATCTCTTTCAAACCCCTCCACGCTTCTTCCACCCCTCTCTCCCCAACTCGTCCCTGCCTATCCCTTCCAACCTGCTCCCCATACGCCAGAAGTGTGTCAAACATGAGCCCACCCACGGCACGCCCTGCTCACAGCCCCCAATGCTTCCTTGAGAATCAACACCAGGCCCCATGGCAGCCTCTCGGGGCCAGGCCTCTCCCTCTAGACACACGCTCTGCCCCTGGTTCCTGGCTTGGTGTCACATGGGCCCTCGAACAAGTGAAGCCTTTTCTCtttcaggcctctgccctgcagcTCCCTCTCCTCGGGGCCAATTCCCTCTCCTCCTGCATGGCTGGCTCCTTCCTGAGTTTCTTCTCAGCTTGTGTGGCACCCAAAGAGCACAAGCCACAACTCCCAACAGCTATATTCTGTCACCTGCCACCCGAGCAGCAGGCAAACATGAGTCCAGCACAGGGCAGGGATCATGGCCAATAGGTGATCCCCATCTGCTCATTTCTCAGGTGGAAACCTCGGTGTCACCCTCGGCCGCTCTCCCCATTTCACACACAACTCTTCCCACCATCAGTCTCTCTAGAACCTGACCGTGTCCCCGCTGTGGCCACATCAGCCCTCGCCCCTGCAGCAGCCAGAGGGATCCTGTGAGAACCCAGGTCAGGTCATGTCTCACCTCTCACTTTCTCAAAACTCTGCGGGGCCCCCACCTCACTCAAGTCAAAGCCAAAATCATGTCTGTGGTCTGCAGGGCCCTGCCCAGCCTGGCCTGCCgcacccctctctccctccaggcCACCCCTTCCTCATTTAGCTCCGGCTCTGCAGGCTCCTGGCTGTTCCCGAGCCAGGAATGCTCCCAGCTCGCAGCCCCCAGCACACAGCCCACTGCGGGAAAACTCTCCCTGTCTCCCTTCCTCAGGTCCTTGCTCAAATGGCACCTTTTCCAGAGGTCTCCCCAGAACCTCCCCGGGCCGACTCTCCCcttttctctgctttccttcccCTCACACGTTTGTCACTATTGGACATGTTAGATAGATCTCACTTATTTACGCTTTTATTCATCAGGCTTGCTCTACTAGACCATAAGCAACATGAAGGCAGGCCTTGGTACATTGAGGCCTGGCGCGTGGGGTaccagaagctccacagacacgcGCTGACTTAGCGAGGGAACTCAAACATGCTGAGATGGGAGGAGAGCCCCGCGGCTTCCCTGTTCATGTGCCCACATGGGCTGGCCCCGACCCCCACTCACCTTGCTCAGCTGGATCTCCATGAGGACATGGTGCTGCCGCCCGCTGCCCCCCTGCGTGCGCCAGGAGCTCTGGGGCCGGCTGGGGCCGGAGCTGCGGGAAGGGGAGCCCCGGGGGCCAGAGAGGCCGACTTTTGCCCTGCGAAGGGAGACAGGGGACAAGCTGACAGAGGTGTATCCCTTCTGTCCTCCTTTTAGCCTGGGCAAGGGACTCAGCTCAGGCCTGGGAGGTGAGTGGGGCAAAGGTGGATGAAGAAACTCAGGCCACCAAGAGGTAGATCTGGGTCAGGTGTCCAGCTGCTGAAGGGCTGGGTTAGACCGAGCCCGGGCCCCATCTCTGCCACCGGTTGCCACCTGCACCCCCCTCCTCCTTACCTGTGGCCAGGGTGGGGGCCAAAGTCTCGGCCGCCATAGAGGTGCCAGACCAGGGAGACCTCACGAAGCACCACGCGGCTGCTGGGCACTGGGAAGTGGGCAGGTGCCCGCAGCAGGTCCGTATTGCCCAGAGGTCGGGAGAAGTGCCCGTCCCGTATGCTGATGGGGCCTGGATGCAGCTGCGTCACCACGGGCTCCCCATCTCGGGGCTgcagtggtgggggaggggcctGAGTGAGCAGCTGTGGTGCAGACAGTCCCAAACCCAGGTCTGCCTTTCTTTCCTGCATTGTCACAtcgttctcccagcttctggcatGAGATGACCCTCTGGGCCACCATCCCCAGAGCCTGGGTCTGAATGGCTGTCTAGGAGGGCCTCCGTGTTCTTGTTCCTGCCCACCCTGGCTCCCTTGGACCTAGCTCTTGCTGGCAGGAGACAGAGTTCAGATGTTCCCCACTGGCACCTGGTGCCAGAGGTCAGcgcccctgcccctcccctgccTCTGTCCCTACCCCCAGCCTCCACACACCGGGATGCCCAGGCCAGGGGCATCGAGGATGCAGAACTCATCACTGTCCAGGGTGTCTCcatccacctcctcctccttgtcCTCTGACCCGAAGCTGCCAGCGGGGGCCCCAGCAGATGGCGAAGGGGGCTGGGCTCCGCTCCGTTCACCTGGGAacagatagactgacacaggCGAGGGCTGAGGGAGGGGGCCGCCTGTGGGACAGAGATCACTGTTGGGGGAGGCTGGTCCGTTATCTGCCTGTGCCCTCTGGCCTCCAAGTCCCCGCCACCCACCTGATGGCTGGGCCAGCTCCCGCAGGCTGCGCCCTGTATCCAGGAGGGCATCGGCCAGGTCCCGCTGGTTGATGAGGGCTGTCTCCACAGGGAGGCAggagggcagggaggcagggctCTCAGAGAGCTGGGCCAGGTTGGGAGGAGACTGCAGTGAGCGGCACGAGGCAAGGATAGCCCCAGGACTCCCCCAACCCCAGGCCCTGGGGGCTGTGGTAGGGGAGGGGGCCTGGCCAAGCTCTGGCAGCCCATGTGGCCAGGCCTCACCTGTACCTTCTGACCAGCGATCTCCGTGGGGCTGGGGGGCCGGGGTGGGGGGCGCAGATCGCCAGCGCTCACTGCGTACTGCAGCAGGTTGAGCAGCAGGGCGCAGGAGTCGGCACAGCTGTGCATATGTACCACGTTGCTGGAGCAGCGGAGCTCAAACAGCGGCTGGCTCTGTAGGGGCAGGGCAGGGTCAGCAAGGCAGGGGAACCATACTGCGAGTCTGCCCCCACTCTCCAGACTGGGCCTTTCCTGCAGGAGAGGTTGCTCAGATGCCCAGGAACCCCACTCAATAAGTGAGCAAATGGAGGCCGTTGAGTGAAGGGGACGTGGCCCAGGGccacctgaggaagcaggagccaCCCCCAGGGAAAGGGCTCCCCAGCAAGGCAGGGCCTGCTATCTTCCTGTCACAGACAAGGACACTGGGGACCCAGGGAGCGTTCTGACCCCCAAGACTTGCTTTTCCCTGGCTGCAGCTGCCCTCTGTGGTGGGGCCAAAATCcaccattcatttactcattcattcagcaaacacacAAGGACACCCTGGATGCACCAGGCTCTGCCCAGAAAAGGACAGGCATCTTCCTGATCGTAACCTGTGTCCAGGGCCAGGGAGCAGAAACAAGAAGGCACGTGGGGAAAGGGTGGCCCTGAAGCCTCCACCTGGCTCTGGGGACCTGAGGACAGGCTGTACTCACCAGTTTGCCCTCGGTGCTCCCCTTCCAGGTTTTGATCATGAGCTCCAGGAGGTCAACATCCAAGACACAGACATAAtctggggcagaaggcaggagAACGTTCGTGAGGCTTCCTCACACCTAGCCTCTGTCCACCACCAAAGGGAGAGCCCTGGGGCTTAGCTGGCCACAGCCCTCATGTGTGTGCCTGGCCGGCTGCTGAGTGAGGGCAGCTGGCTACTCTGGGTGTCACAGGGTTCCTGCCCACCTCGCCGGAGATCCAGGGCCTCCACCTCACACTTGTCGGACAGGTACAAGGCAGAGTTGTCGAGGATGAACCTGGTGGGGAACAGGGCTGAGAAGGACCTGGAGCCATGGTACGCTGGGGCTCCCAGAGGCAGCCAGGGCTGGCAAGGGACCCTTGGGGGTCCCAAGCCCACAAGAAACTGCAGTGGTCCTTCTCGGGCCTCGGTGAACGGGTTCAGTATCCCAAGACACAGGCCCATAAACAGTAGGTGCTCACTAAGTGCATGTGGGCTTGGCATGGGGCAGCACCTAGTAGTTCAAAAGTACTTCCAGCTCCGCCACCACGCTTGGGCGTCAAAACAGTCCGGGAGGCACATACTCTGTTTTTTCCTATGGTGTTCACTGTTCTTTTCAAATAAGGCTTTACTTCAACAGTTATATAATATGAGCTCCATTAAGATATTTTAGCAAAatagtcttattaaaaaaaaaaaaccaaaattattCATAATCCCCAACCCCAAATCCTGAGGAAACCACTCTACACATCTCTTCCCAAACTTTTCTATGCAGCTACACACACAGATGTATAGGAACGCCGCCCCTCCCCACCCCGAAGCACGTTTTTTTTTAACACGTCATCTTGTAATTTTTTACTCAGCACGGCACTATGTGGCTTTCCCACATTTTTCGATGTTATCCTTCACTTGACTTTAACCGTATTCCAGTCATTGGGTGGCCTGTATGTATTTGCTCAGATTGCAATTTGGGGACATTTAGATAAACTGTTTACAagaagccctggcagtgcagtggtgaGGTGCTtgcctgttaaccgaaaggttggcagttcaaacccaccagctgcttcacaggagaaagatgtggcagtctgcttccgtaagaattacagccttggaagcctcatggggcagttctactctgacctaaagggtcgctatgagacagaatcgactcaacatcaaCGGGTCTGGGTTCAGGTTGTTTATAAGTTTTGGCTGTTTTAAATTATACCACCAATACCAGTTACCACCAAATGgacttcaactcatagggacaccatgtgtgtcaaagtagaactgtgcttgattgggttttcaacggctggttttttggaagtagactgccaggcctttcttctgaggcacttcttagcagctgaatgcattaaccatgtgcaccacccaaggacaccAAATTATACTACAGAGGCATCGTAGTCCATCTCTCTTATCCTTGTATCCTTAGCACAGGCCCCAGAAGCGAGATACCAGGTCAGAGGGAGCAAATGCTTTTTCTGGCTCTGTTTCAAAGGGTCCAGTTGGCTTCCAGGAAGCTGGAACACATTTGTGTTCCTGGGGAGGGGCTATCACTTGGATGTACAGGAACACACAGCAGTGAGGCAGCAAGCCTGGGGCATTGGCTGCGGTAGCCTGGCTGGGGCCGGGCTAGGCCCAGAGCCTGGGGGCAGCCTGCCTACCTGAGCAGGAAGGTGGAGGTGTCCATGATGATATTGCTGGAGAGAGTGAAAGTCTCCGCGGTGATGAGGACACGCACAGGGAGGTAGAGAGGCCTGGGGGTCACACTCGGGCTGCAGCAGACTCCTTATATCTGAGAGCCTGCCCCTGGCCCCCAGCCCACCCCCCCGGTACCTGTAGTCCACAGCACAGGAGAACAGGTGTGTGTGCAGGACCGTGATGACCGTCGGGGGCAGGTAGCCAAGCACTGGGTCGTCCAGCACATCCAAGAACTCCAACAGCTTTGGGGGCCAGGGCAAGAGGGGCGTGAGGATAAGGCAGCCTCTTCCCCTTCTAACACCTGCCTGTCCCAGCCCAGCTGGGGCCCAACTGCCATGCAGCAACACAGCACAGCTGCCCACCACACCCCTGTCCAGGGCTCTAGACCAGCCCGTGCCCCTCCTGGCAGCCTCCTACCATCCAGGAGACCTGCCCCGCCATGCCAGGAGCCCAGGGCACCGGCTGGTGGCTCTCCATACCATCCATGCTCACCTGCGAGTACCAGCTCTGCTCGGGCGGGGCCATACAGTAGCGCAGGGTGGCTCTGTGCAATCGCAGTGTCACCAGGAACTCCTGGGTGGTGGGGGAAGGTATAGTCAGGGCAGTGGGGGCCCCCTGCCACACTCCAGGGAGGCAGTCACCCTTGCTGAGTGGGTGGGTGGTGAGTAGGGGCAGCTGTACCTTGACGTTCTTGTGGGGGTCCAGGTGGATGCGTACAGCGGTGGACAGCATATGGGGGGCCTGGCCATGGCCCTTGTGGCTGGAGGCGCCCCGCTCAACCAGCCCTTCCTCCGAGGGGTAGATGGTTGGGGCCAGCTGGGCTGGGGTCATGAAGCTGGGTAGCTCCAGGCGGCTGGGCAGCAGGTAGTCATCCACGGCCGCTGGGGAGGGACGTGGTGAGCCCCTCCCAGGCCAGCCAGCCCCACCAGCCAGGGCCGCCTCTCTCCTGAAAGCCCCCTGCCCGACCAGGGACCCTCAGTCCCGAGCCCGCACACCTCGGTGGTAGAGCGTAGCCTTCTCAGCTTCCAGGCAGAAGTAGCTGAGCCCTGGCTGGCCGCAGTGCTGGGAGACGCTGAAAAGGGTGCTGTGCTCCACGTCTAAGACCAGCTCCCCGTGAGTGGCCTCTAGCCGTTGCCCACCCTCACCCTGTGGATAGAGTACCGGGCCTGGCCAGCTGGCTCAGCAGCTCCCAGGCCCTCAGAATATGAGGGGCTTCCTTGAACCCTGGCCTGACTAGGGTCCACTTCAGTCTCAACCAGACTCCATGGGAGGTCCTAGGTAGTACCTGGCTCTTGACAAATGGATAGAACGacgcctgccctgcctgcctcctAGGGACCCGAGAACGTTCATTCTAACCCCAGAGTTAGCACAATGCTAACGCACAGTGGGTGCCAGTAAGTGGGTTACAGATGGAATGCGTGGGCcattggtgggtgggctctgctggCTGGACAGGCAGGCTGCCTGGGCCCGTGTTTCCACCCTCCCCACTAGGGCTGCTCACACCGTCTTACTCTCCTTTCAGTGGGGATGCTGGAGTTAGGGgctccccaccccagggctgctTCTCCTGCCTGCAGCTTGGGAGGCAGGCCCAGGCGTCTGTCGGCGGCATGCTCGCTCACCTTGCTCTCACAGAGGGCAGTAACCCGGCCCTTCAGCACCGTTACCAGTGTGGAGAAGGTGCTCTGGGGATGTGGGCTCAGGGGCTTTGGGGCGGGAGGCTGGGGGGTGCCCGACGTGCCAACTGAGAAGAAGTGGGCCTCCTCGTCGTCCGAGTCTGAGTCTGGGGGGAGATAAAAGCAGTGGAGTGGGAAGGAGATCTGGGGATCCCGGGGTCCCAAGCTCCGTGGCCCCACCGTGGCACCCCCATACCCATTTTGAAGGCCGACTTGCACATCTTGAAGGCACCTAGGAAGCCAGGGGGTTGCGCAGTGGGGCCAGTCGTGGGGAGCAGGTCTGCAGGTTCCCACATGAGCAGGTCGTTGTTGATCCTGAAATGGGGGAGGAGGTGAGCAAGGCCAGGGACAGCCCCCGCCCTGCCCCACCCGTGGCTGTGCTTCCACCTGTTGTAGATGCTCTCGTAGACCTCCTTGCTGGGTAGGAAGATGTGGACGCTGGGCAGGGTCACCTCCAGGCTGCACTGGGACAGTGCCAGCGTCCGGCTCTGGAATGCTCTCATCTCCTCAGGGTCTCCAGGAATCACCATCTGGACAGGGAGTAGGGAACCAGAGCCTCAGCGGGAGGAGATGCAGAGCTGACCTTGGGCTCCGGAACCAGAAAGGCCTGGGCTGGCATCCTGCCCCCCGGGCTGGGGACATGGACCAGCCTCCTCGTGTGCAGGGCTGACTACACACCACCCCCGCTCTAAGAATGTCAAGTTCACTGCTGCTTTAATTTACATGAGACCCCTAAGACACAcatcattatgcccattttacagacgaagaaACTGAGCACCAAGAAGTTGGTAATGCCCAAGATGACACAGCCATAGAGTGGCAAAACCTGGGTCAAACGCTTCATGTGTCTCATGCAATCCAAAGCACCTTCGCAGAACAGGATCCTGAGGCTCCAGTATACACCGCCCACAAACGGCAAAGGTGCAATGGGGTCCTGAGAGTTCTGGCTGAGGACCCTGCTCTCCCAGGGACCTCCCCTCACCAATGTGCCTTACTCCTGGCCCTGTGAGCAGGGATTTCTGAAACCTACTGACCCGAGATCgtggaagggaaaaaaatccacCCTGCCCCTCCAGGTGGTCCTGCTCCCCACGCTACAGCCACACAAGTGGCTCCCAGAGCAGACCCGGAGGTCCGGGGATAAGGCAGGGCTGGTCTCACCTCCTCGGTCTCATACATGGTCCTCCTGGAGGAGAAGGGTGAGGGCTCAGGCTCCCGCAGCTCACAAGGGCTTTCGCATGACGCCTCCAGCTCCTCCCCCTTGTCCAGCGTCACCTCCCACTGCGTGCTGCTCTGCTGCGGGTTCAGGGTCACCACTACCCTGCCAGGACACAGGCCTGTCACTGGCCTGCAGGGCCTCCTGCTGCCCCCACTGCAGAGCACCCTCTCCTGCCCACTCCTCTGGGAGCAGCCACTTACTGGGGCAGGAAGTACTTGCGCCCAGGGCTCCTGGGATCCAGGGCTCTGGAGATGCGCAGGCAGGGGACGGGTGGCTTCCCTCCATCTTCGTAGGTGcctgggagggacaggaaagggTGGCCATCGCCGCCTCCTTCCACCTCTTCCCAGGCCATGTCGGGCTGGTGTAAGGCTGGACCCCACTGTGGTGACACGCCCTAGCTCAGCCCACGGTCTGCAGTGGTCCAAGGACAAAGAGATGCACTGCTCACACCCAGAGACCAGGGAGAGGTGAGGCTGATGTCCACAGAGCTGGTGTGGACCCGGACCACAGTCTGCCCCGGTGGGACTCAGGACCCCAGGGGCCCGGCCCCTGGCCCAGGTGTTGTCCCCGGGGGGCTCTTACCATGCAGGTCGGAGCAGGTGAGTTCCAGGCGGATGGGGACGGGGGGGCCAGGCCCGCTGCTCAGCTCCGACCGGAACTGGGGCTCACTCAGCTCCAGCCGCAGCTGCTCAGCCCGCACGGCCCGGCCGGCCCAGGGGTCCCGCTCAGGCCGCAGGTCAGCGATGGGGAAGCGCAGCCGCAGCGTGGCCCGGGGTGCTGAGAGCCATACCACTGCCTGCTGTTCAGCTGGCAAGGGTTCCGCCTGCGGGAGAGCAGGGGTAGGGGTCAAAGCAGCCTGCCAGGGCTGCCCACTGTGGCCAAGAGCCAGAGGACCTGTACCCTACCATCGCCTGGCACTGCTGGGCACCTCACCATCAGGCCAGTGGGCGGCTCAGGGGGATTGGTGGCCAGGTGCAGCAGGGCAGCAAGCCGATCCAGGGCCCCCAGCTCCACATCAGCCTGGAAGTCGGCCAGTTCCAGGGCCAGCTCCGAGTGGCAGTGGCAGGCGGCCTGGCGCCGGAGTCGGCTCTGTGCACGAAGGTGCTCAGGTCAGTGAGGGTTGAGGGGTGGGAGAGGGCAGGGCCGGAAGGGGCCTCCCTGAGCAAACACAAAACACAGAGCCCTCCTAGATGGCAAGGCGAAGAGGGACCCAGGAAGGGGCTAAAGATCCTCAGTGCCCTGTCAGATGCAGACAACCACGCTAGTTTCTTTATTAAGAGGACTCTTCGCTCCCAGCCTTGGAGGGCAAGCAGGGGTTTGCCACATTGAGGGACGGAAGGGAGCAGCTAGACTAGGAGACCAGCATGGACCAGGGCACAGGGGTGCTACAGAGGTGTGCCAGGGCCAGGGATCGGACTGTGGTCTGGGTGGAGCACGGGTAaggagggtaggggtggggagcAGAGCAGGAGGCAGGGTCCTGGGTGGGGGCTGCCCAGGATATGAAGTGGCCAACAGATGCAAGGCCTAGAGTGGGGGATCACCTTGGGCACCCGGCGCAGGGTCTGTATGTGGCGCAGATGGGCACAGGGCCGAGCGGAAGCCTGGGAGCCCAGGCtgctggggaagctcaggacctAGAACGGGCAGGGAGGTGAGCAAGGTCCTTGTGACGCCGCAGGCTGGTCCTGCCCTCCACTACCCCGCCCCCCCGCCTCCAGGCCCTGCTGCGTGCACCCTCACCCTGCCCTCACCTCCGTGTACTCGGGCTCCCAGGCACCCCTGGGCCACAGACACTCCAGCACCTCCAGCTGCCCAAAGCATACTTCTGTGCTGGTAGTTCGGTAGCCCCTGGCACCCACCCGAAGTTCCCAGGACAGCTGCACAGCCATACCCGTTAGCCTGTGGGAAAGAAGACAGGCATCAGAGGGCAGGCTCGGGGTGCTCGGGTATCTCTCCTCAGGCCCCAGCCTCGGGCTTGTACCGGACATGGCTACAGGGACAGGCCCTCTGGAAGCGCGGCCGGAGGTGGTGGA comes from Elephas maximus indicus isolate mEleMax1 chromosome 7, mEleMax1 primary haplotype, whole genome shotgun sequence and encodes:
- the ATG2A gene encoding autophagy-related protein 2 homolog A isoform X2, with the translated sequence MSRWLWPWSNCVKERVCRYLLQHYLGHFFQEHLSLDQLSLDLYKGSVALRDIHLETWSVNEVLESMASPLELVEGFVGSIEVAVPWAALLTDHCTVLVSGLQLTLKPRQGPGPGAADSQSWASCMSTSLQLAHECLRDGLPEPSESPQPLEGLEMFAQTIETVLRRIKVTFLDTIMRVEHMRGDQEHGMAVEVLVQRLEYCDEAVRDPSQAPPVDVHQPPAFLHKLLQLTGVRLHFEELPPQEEPPEPPLQIGSCSGYMELTVKLKQNEAFPGPKLEVAGQLGSLHLLLTPRQLQQLQELLGAMSLAEPEGLADKLNKSRPLGVEDLWLIEQDLNQQLQAGAGAEPPSLDPLVNLDSTDLFFSMAGLTSSAASALSELSLSDVDLSSSAHSNTAPHRLSAQARPAGKATPTPLPDTLRPDSLLKMTLGGVTLTLLQTSAPDARPPDLTTGFFAEFDATKDGPFSSRDFHHLRPRFQRACPCSHVRLTGMAVQLSWELRVGARGYRTTSTEVCFGQLEVLECLWPRGAWEPEYTEVLSFPSSLGSQASARPCAHLRHIQTLRRVPKSRLRRQAACHCHSELALELADFQADVELGALDRLAALLHLATNPPEPPTGLMAEPLPAEQQAVVWLSAPRATLRLRFPIADLRPERDPWAGRAVRAEQLRLELSEPQFRSELSSGPGPPVPIRLELTCSDLHGTYEDGGKPPVPCLRISRALDPRSPGRKYFLPQVVVTLNPQQSSTQWEVTLDKGEELEASCESPCELREPEPSPFSSRRTMYETEEMVIPGDPEEMRAFQSRTLALSQCSLEVTLPSVHIFLPSKEVYESIYNRINNDLLMWEPADLLPTTGPTAQPPGFLGAFKMCKSAFKMDSDSDDEEAHFFSVGTSGTPQPPAPKPLSPHPQSTFSTLVTVLKGRVTALCESKGEGGQRLEATHGELVLDVEHSTLFSVSQHCGQPGLSYFCLEAEKATLYHRAAVDDYLLPSRLELPSFMTPAQLAPTIYPSEEGLVERGASSHKGHGQAPHMLSTAVRIHLDPHKNVKEFLVTLRLHRATLRYCMAPPEQSWYSQLLEFLDVLDDPVLGYLPPTVITVLHTHLFSCAVDYRPLYLPVRVLITAETFTLSSNIIMDTSTFLLRFILDNSALYLSDKCEVEALDLRRDYVCVLDVDLLELMIKTWKGSTEGKLSQPLFELRCSSNVVHMHSCADSCALLLNLLQYAVSAGDLRPPPRPPSPTEIAGQKLSESPASLPSCLPVETALINQRDLADALLDTGRSLRELAQPSGGWRGLGGQRAQADNGPASPNSDLCPTGGPLPQPSPVSVYLFPGERSGAQPPSPSAGAPAGSFGSEDKEEEVDGDTLDSDEFCILDAPGLGIPPRDGEPVVTQLHPGPISIRDGHFSRPLGNTDLLRAPAHFPVPSSRVVLREVSLVWHLYGGRDFGPHPGHRAKVGLSGPRGSPSRSSGPSRPQSSWRTQGGSGRQHHVLMEIQLSKVSFQHEVYPVEHPPGPIAPGVELEEQPLSRQVFIVQELEVRDRLASSQINKFLYLHTSERMPRRAHSNMLTIKALHVAPTTSLGGPECCLRVSLMPLRLNVDQDALFFLKDFFTSLAAGINPIIPTETLAEAHPEAHVQPSSPQEGQPKGTEAPGLQETSGSSHRASSSEQQPIYFREFRFTSEVPIWLDYHGKHVTVDQVGTFAGLLIGLAQLNCSELKLKRLCCRHGLLGVDKVLGYALHEWLQDIRKNQLPGLLGGVGPMHSVVQLFQGFRDLLWLPIEQYRKDGRLIRGLQRGAASFGSSTASAALELSNRLVQAIQATAETVYDILSPAAPISRSLQDKRSARRLRRGQQPADLREGVAKAYDTVREGILDTAQTICDVASRGHEQKGLTGAVGGVIRQLPPTVVKPLILATEATSNLLGGMRNQILPDAHKDHALKWRSEETQD